The following proteins come from a genomic window of Helicobacter canadensis MIT 98-5491:
- a CDS encoding 2-isopropylmalate synthase, which translates to MEMIKIFDTTLRDGEQSPGASMNTEEKIKLALQLEKLGVDIIEAGFAAASPGDFEAISRISETLKESTICSLARAVPKDIESAAKALEKAKYKRIHTFIATSPIHMEYKLKMQPNEVIKRAVEAVKLARSLCEDIEFSCEDACRSDIGFLKEVALAVIEAGATTLNLPDTVGYRLPNEIGEMIKEMKTCVGDRAILSVHCHNDLGLAVSNSIAGIQNGARQLECTINGLGERAGNTALEEVVMILKTRKDIFGNLDTNIKTKEIYATSKLVADITGIRPQPNKAIVGKNAFAHESGIHQDGMLKHPETYEIMKSSDIGIPQENGLVLGKHSGRAAFKDKLVSLGFDGISQEELDSAFEKFKILCDKKKEVYDEDIRSILTDQTSKIPQIFELISLQISSDSNGVPYAAISIQKDGTNRIDAAIGNGSVDAILKTIDRISGYNGVLKDYKVEAVSEGKDALAKVVVKAEFEPNKPAFIGHGLHLDTLQATARAYIGALNSYLSMQKLM; encoded by the coding sequence ATGGAAATGATAAAAATTTTTGATACTACTTTAAGAGATGGTGAGCAGAGCCCTGGTGCTTCAATGAATACAGAAGAAAAAATCAAACTTGCTTTGCAGTTAGAAAAATTGGGCGTAGATATTATTGAAGCAGGTTTTGCAGCAGCTAGTCCTGGGGATTTTGAAGCGATTTCAAGAATTTCTGAAACACTCAAAGAAAGCACGATATGCTCCCTTGCAAGAGCTGTGCCAAAAGATATTGAATCAGCTGCAAAAGCACTAGAAAAAGCAAAATATAAGCGAATCCATACTTTCATTGCAACAAGCCCTATACATATGGAATATAAACTCAAAATGCAACCCAATGAAGTCATTAAGCGTGCTGTAGAAGCTGTCAAACTTGCAAGAAGCTTGTGTGAAGACATAGAGTTTAGCTGTGAAGATGCGTGTCGTAGTGATATTGGATTTTTAAAAGAAGTAGCTTTAGCGGTGATTGAAGCAGGAGCAACAACACTTAATCTCCCTGATACAGTGGGTTATCGTTTGCCCAATGAAATTGGCGAAATGATAAAAGAAATGAAAACTTGCGTTGGTGATCGTGCGATTTTATCAGTGCATTGCCATAATGACTTGGGCTTAGCAGTCTCTAACTCTATTGCAGGAATACAAAATGGTGCAAGGCAACTTGAATGCACAATCAATGGACTTGGGGAACGCGCAGGAAACACAGCCTTAGAAGAAGTGGTTATGATTCTAAAAACACGCAAAGATATTTTTGGAAATTTAGATACAAACATCAAAACCAAAGAAATTTATGCCACTAGCAAACTTGTAGCAGACATTACAGGCATTAGACCACAACCTAACAAAGCTATTGTGGGTAAAAATGCATTTGCTCACGAAAGTGGAATCCACCAAGATGGTATGCTAAAGCACCCAGAAACTTATGAGATTATGAAATCTAGCGATATTGGGATTCCACAAGAAAATGGATTGGTGCTTGGCAAACATAGTGGTAGAGCAGCTTTTAAAGATAAATTGGTAAGTTTAGGATTTGATGGAATTTCACAAGAAGAGCTTGATAGTGCCTTTGAAAAATTCAAGATTCTTTGCGATAAGAAAAAAGAAGTTTATGATGAGGATATTCGTTCCATTCTAACTGATCAAACCAGCAAGATTCCACAAATTTTTGAATTAATTAGTTTGCAAATTAGTAGCGATTCTAATGGTGTGCCTTATGCAGCAATCTCTATCCAAAAAGATGGCACCAATCGTATTGATGCAGCCATTGGAAATGGTAGCGTGGATGCTATTTTAAAAACAATTGATAGAATTAGTGGCTATAATGGTGTTTTAAAAGATTATAAAGTAGAAGCAGTGAGTGAAGGTAAAGATGCTTTAGCAAAAGTTGTTGTTAAAGCAGAGTTTGAGCCAAACAAACCCGCATTTATTGGACATGGTTTGCATTTAGATACCTTACAAGCAACAGCTAGGGCATACATTGGTGCATTAAATAGTTATCTCTCGATGCAAAAACTAATGTAA
- the msrP gene encoding protein-methionine-sulfoxide reductase catalytic subunit MsrP, giving the protein MEITPEKLFNARRKFLKLGAGSLVSALLADNLLAAVLKEQGLDFKEMSAEEAYTLNGEHLELTKEEIATSYNNFYEFGFSKADPKNKAHTLKTSPWEIQIEGEIEKPFSISYTDLLKQVHLVERVYRFRCVEAWSMVIPWVGFELRELIELAKPNSNAKYMRFTTLYDPKQFPMQGAMQLLNFPYKEVLRLDEAMHPLTLLAVGMYKKPLPPQNGAPLRLVVPWKYGYKSIKSIHKIEFLKEKPISTWEEENPREYGFYGNVDPEVSHPRWSQSSERVIGKRGQVKTLYLNGYAKEVEHFYQGLDRTKLY; this is encoded by the coding sequence ATGGAAATTACACCCGAAAAGCTTTTTAATGCTAGAAGGAAATTTTTAAAGCTAGGAGCTGGAAGTCTAGTGAGTGCCTTATTGGCTGATAATCTCTTAGCAGCAGTGCTAAAGGAGCAAGGATTAGACTTCAAAGAAATGAGTGCAGAAGAAGCATACACTCTAAATGGTGAGCATTTAGAACTCACCAAAGAAGAAATTGCAACTAGTTATAATAATTTTTATGAGTTTGGATTCTCCAAAGCAGATCCAAAAAACAAAGCACACACTTTAAAAACTTCTCCTTGGGAGATTCAAATTGAAGGAGAGATTGAAAAGCCTTTTAGCATTTCTTATACTGATTTATTAAAGCAGGTACATTTAGTTGAAAGAGTATATCGTTTTCGCTGTGTTGAAGCTTGGAGTATGGTTATCCCTTGGGTTGGCTTTGAGCTAAGAGAGCTAATAGAGCTTGCAAAACCAAATAGCAATGCTAAATATATGCGTTTTACAACGCTTTATGATCCCAAACAATTTCCTATGCAAGGTGCTATGCAATTGCTTAATTTTCCCTATAAAGAAGTTTTGCGTCTTGATGAAGCAATGCACCCCTTAACACTTCTAGCTGTTGGAATGTATAAAAAGCCTCTACCTCCACAAAATGGAGCACCTCTGCGTTTGGTTGTGCCTTGGAAATATGGATATAAATCCATTAAGAGTATCCATAAAATTGAATTTTTAAAAGAAAAACCCATCTCAACTTGGGAAGAAGAGAATCCTAGAGAATATGGATTTTATGGCAATGTAGATCCTGAAGTCTCACACCCTAGATGGTCTCAAAGCAGTGAGCGTGTCATTGGCAAAAGAGGGCAAGTTAAAACTCTCTACCTCAATGGTTATGCCAAAGAAGTGGAACATTTTTATCAAGGTTTAGATAGGACAAAACTCTATTAA